The Prochlorococcus marinus XMU1408 region ATTCTAACTTTTTAAAAGTTAACTTTAATGAATTACACAGCCAGTATTTTAGCCTTGGGAGGCTTCTTCTTATGGGTTGTTATAGCTACATTAATTTGGGCTAGAAGAATGAGAAAACTTAAAGAAGAATATTCTCAAAATAAGTCCAAATTCAAAAGTTAATTGATACATCGTTATTCATCTTTAGATACATTTTTCTTAGAGTAATTGATTAAAGATTATGTATGATAATTTTATTATAAAAAAGATTAATGAAAGGTGTTTTATTTTTCCTAGGTTCTATCTTTAGATGGCCTGTTCAAAAAACTAATGAGTTCTTGATTCTGCATGCTTATCTTCTAGGGATATATGCTATTACTTTTTTGCTCAGAAACATAGGGATAACCTTTTCAAACCTAATATTTACAGCTGGTTTAGTTGCACCTATAGGATATCTTATTTGTAATGGGTTGCCCTTGGATTGTCTTAACTATAAGTCAGCAATTAAAAGAGAATTGAGTTCTCAAAATTAATTATAAAACCAATTAAGTATTTATAGGACTTGTATTACCTCACTGACTTCAGGAATCATTTCCCTGAGTTTTCTTTCAATACCCATTTTTAGAGTCATTGTGCTGCTTGGGCAACTTCCGCAAGCACCCTGAAGTCTTACTTTTACAATTGGTCCATCTATTTCAGCTATTTCTACATTCCCTCCATCAGCCATGAGAAATGGTCTTAATTCATCGAGAACCTTTTCAACATTTTCTATGGTGAGTGCAAGAGTTTCGTCGCTCATTTCGACTTGATTAACTTCATTTTCCTAGCATAGTTAATTGCAGGATAGTCTGTATGTAATCTTGATAAAGATTTTGTTTAGAACCAGTACATCAGATTTGGAAAATACTTATGACGCAATATTAGTCGGTGCAGGAATTATGAGCTCAACTCTTGCAGTACTTCTGCATGAGCTTGATCCTGATTTAAGATTGCTAATTGTTGAACGATTATCTTCTTCTGGGTTAGAAAGTAGCAGCGCTAACAATAATGCTGGAACAGGTCATGCTGCTAATTGTGAGCTGAATTATACTCCCGTCCAAGATGATGGATGTATTAGTACTTCCAAAGCTTTTGAAATAAATAAATCTTTCGAACAAAGCTTAGAATTTTGGGCGTCTTTGGCAGAAAAAGGGAAATTGATCCCAGCAACCTTTTTAAATAAGTTGCCCCATATAAGTCTTGTCTTTGGAAATGAAGATATTCATCTACTTCAAAAAAGATTTTCTGAACTTAGTTCTCATGCAGCTTTTTCACAAATGGAATTCACCAAGGATCACGATGAATTAAAAGATTGGATTCCATTAGTTATGGATGGAAGAAAACAGAGTGAAAAGATAGCTGCTACCAGAATTCGAAGGGGAACTGATATAGATTTTGGTAATTTAACTCGTTCATACATTAAGCAAATTGAAGGGAAAGAATCTATTGAGATTAACTATTCCACTAATGTTGAGAATCTTCAACAAGATAGTGAAGGGGTTTGGTATTTATCTTTAGATGGAACAAAGATAAATAGAATTGTTAGATCGAAGTTTGTATTTCTTGGCGCCGGTGGGGGGGCTTTAACTCTTTTACAAAAATCAGGAATTCCAGAAGGTTTGTCATATGCAGGTTTTCCAGTCAGTGGAAAATGGTTGATTTGTGAAGAAGAAAATTCAACAAAAACACATAATGCAAAGGTTTATGGAAATGCTGCAGTTGGAGCACCGCCAATGTCAGTTCCACATTTAGACACAAGATGGATCAATGGAAAAAGATCTCTTTTATTTGGTCCTTTTGCGGGATTTAGTTCAAATTTCCTAAAATATGGATCAAAATTGGACTTATTTAGATCTATAAAATCAACCAATGTTGTCTCTATGCTACAAGCAGGAATAACTAATCTTGATCTAGGAAAATACTTGTTCAATCAACTCATACAAACCAATAAGGATCGAATAGAAACTTTAAAAAAATTCCTTCCTATGGTCAGACCAGGAGATTGGAAACTTTCAATTGCTGGACAACGTGTACAAATAATTAAACAAACTCCTAAAGGAGGAGTTTTAAAAATGGGGACAGAAGTTGTAACTTCATCTGATGGATCTTTAGCTGTTTTACTTGGTGCTTCCCCAGGAGCAAGCACAGCAGTAACAATTATGATTGAAGTTTTAAATCGCTGCTGGTACGAAAAAATGAAATCAATTCAATGGCAAAAGAAAATGTTAGAGCTTTTCCCAAGTATTGGGACAGATATTAATTCAAATCAAGAAGCACTTTTGGCAATTCGCAAAAGAAACGATTTCTTACTTAAATTAATTTAAAACTTTAGTACTGGTGAGTTATATTTAATCTTTGATTAGAGTCGATTGATAACTGAAGATCTTTTCCCTTTAACTGTTTTCGCATGACTAATGTGCCCATTTCTCGTTTGAGGAACTTTTGCATAATTGCTCATATTGACCATGGTAAATCCACTTTGGCAGATAGGCTCCTGCAGGACACTGGCACAGTCTCCTCCAGAGATATGCAAGAACAATTTTTGGACAATATGGACTTAGAGAGAGAGAGAGGGATAACTATAAAATTACAGGCTGCGAGAATGAATTATAAAGCTAATGATGGCGAGGAATATGTTTTGAATTTGATTGATACTCCAGGTCATGTTGATTTTTCTTATGAAGTGAGTAGATCTTTACAGGCTTGTGAAGGCGCGTTGTTGGTTGTTGATGCTAGTCAAGGAGTGGAGGCCCAGACTTTGGCTAATGTTTATCTTGCTTTGGAAAATGATTTAGAAATCATTCCTGTTCTTAATAAGGTTGATTTACCTGGTGCTGAACCTCAAAAAATCAAAGATGAGATTGAATCAATTATTGGATTGGATACTTCTAAGGCAATTTCTTGTTCTGCTAAAACTGGGGTTGGCATTCCTGAAATACTACAAGCAGTAGTTGATAGAATACCTTCTCCTAAAGATGTTG contains the following coding sequences:
- a CDS encoding malate:quinone oxidoreductase is translated as MFRTSTSDLENTYDAILVGAGIMSSTLAVLLHELDPDLRLLIVERLSSSGLESSSANNNAGTGHAANCELNYTPVQDDGCISTSKAFEINKSFEQSLEFWASLAEKGKLIPATFLNKLPHISLVFGNEDIHLLQKRFSELSSHAAFSQMEFTKDHDELKDWIPLVMDGRKQSEKIAATRIRRGTDIDFGNLTRSYIKQIEGKESIEINYSTNVENLQQDSEGVWYLSLDGTKINRIVRSKFVFLGAGGGALTLLQKSGIPEGLSYAGFPVSGKWLICEEENSTKTHNAKVYGNAAVGAPPMSVPHLDTRWINGKRSLLFGPFAGFSSNFLKYGSKLDLFRSIKSTNVVSMLQAGITNLDLGKYLFNQLIQTNKDRIETLKKFLPMVRPGDWKLSIAGQRVQIIKQTPKGGVLKMGTEVVTSSDGSLAVLLGASPGASTAVTIMIEVLNRCWYEKMKSIQWQKKMLELFPSIGTDINSNQEALLAIRKRNDFLLKLI
- a CDS encoding NifU family protein; the encoded protein is MSDETLALTIENVEKVLDELRPFLMADGGNVEIAEIDGPIVKVRLQGACGSCPSSTMTLKMGIERKLREMIPEVSEVIQVL